One region of Skermanella mucosa genomic DNA includes:
- a CDS encoding YqaA family protein: MAADLPAYAGLFAAALLAATILPAQSEILLATLLARGGLDPVLLVATASAGNVLGSVLNWLLGRFLIHLRHHRWFPLKPAVYDRAVGWYGRYGVWSLLFAWVPVVGDPLTVVAGALRVDLARFTVLVAIGKVGRYVFIALSTLWWTGGSG; the protein is encoded by the coding sequence ATGGCCGCCGATTTGCCGGCCTATGCCGGCCTGTTCGCGGCGGCCCTGCTGGCCGCGACGATCCTGCCAGCCCAGTCCGAGATCCTGCTGGCGACCCTGCTGGCGCGCGGCGGGCTCGACCCCGTCCTTCTGGTCGCGACCGCCTCGGCCGGCAACGTGCTGGGGTCGGTCCTCAACTGGCTGCTCGGCCGGTTCCTGATCCATCTGCGGCACCACCGCTGGTTTCCGCTCAAGCCCGCCGTCTACGACAGGGCGGTCGGGTGGTACGGCCGGTACGGCGTCTGGTCCCTGCTGTTCGCCTGGGTCCCCGTCGTGGGCGATCCCCTGACGGTCGTCGCCGGCGCCCTGCGCGTCGATCTTGCGCGCTTCACCGTCCTGGTCGCGATCGGCAAGGTCGGGCGTTACGTCTTCATAGCGCTTTCCACCCTGTGGTGGACCGGCGGCTCGGGATGA
- a CDS encoding sensor histidine kinase, which translates to MGLRNGLWLIAAAAAIPGLLLSAALPALAPAPDPVPASRIILPAPAPGGQVDNAALPGAIVPGTANPAAPLPSVVFAFPPLTVAGLAGALISGLLAAGAARLVLQRGHAGAPLAEKGSRGSGSGSVRGGDEERLRGMAEALPQIVWITGPNGENEYFNRRWFEYSGAAPDDLEAWRDHVHPDDLDGLLESWRAAHASASPWQAEYRLRRADGAHLWHLGRAMPVLDHGGRIVRWFGTATDIDGQKRIQAELARTAAEREQLLRQKDLLLREVHHRVRNNLQLISSLLSLQNRTITDPGTLQQFTEARGRIEAVAQVHEQLYLTDQPDLMDFAAFLQGLCANLSRPGVPVICTRDTPMELPIDEATPLALIANELIANAVEYAYPDEGGVVISGGPVRVILEGRSPGPVELRVEDDGVGLPLDFEQGHGRLGIRLVRQLTRQLRGQLSTGACGEGRSGTSVGIRFDSEPVPPIDLWNDRDVLR; encoded by the coding sequence ATGGGACTGCGCAACGGCCTGTGGCTGATCGCGGCGGCGGCGGCCATACCGGGACTGCTGCTGTCGGCGGCCTTGCCGGCCCTGGCGCCGGCGCCCGATCCGGTTCCCGCTTCCCGGATCATCCTGCCGGCGCCGGCTCCGGGCGGCCAGGTGGACAACGCGGCCCTTCCCGGAGCGATCGTCCCCGGCACCGCGAACCCGGCGGCGCCGCTGCCCAGCGTCGTGTTCGCCTTTCCGCCCCTGACAGTGGCGGGGCTTGCCGGTGCGCTGATCTCCGGTCTGCTGGCGGCCGGAGCGGCCCGCCTGGTCCTACAGCGGGGTCATGCCGGCGCGCCGCTGGCGGAGAAGGGCTCGCGCGGGAGCGGGAGCGGAAGCGTGAGGGGAGGCGACGAGGAGCGGCTGCGCGGCATGGCCGAAGCGTTGCCGCAGATCGTCTGGATCACCGGCCCCAATGGCGAAAACGAGTATTTCAATCGCCGCTGGTTCGAATATTCCGGAGCGGCGCCCGACGACCTCGAAGCCTGGCGCGACCATGTCCACCCGGACGATCTCGACGGGCTGCTCGAATCCTGGCGGGCGGCCCATGCCTCCGCCAGCCCCTGGCAGGCGGAATACAGGCTTCGCCGCGCCGACGGCGCCCACCTCTGGCATCTCGGGCGCGCCATGCCCGTGCTGGATCATGGAGGACGCATCGTCCGCTGGTTCGGCACCGCGACCGACATCGACGGCCAGAAGCGCATCCAGGCGGAACTGGCCAGGACCGCCGCCGAACGCGAGCAGCTGCTGCGCCAGAAGGACCTGCTGCTGCGGGAGGTGCATCACCGCGTCCGCAACAATCTCCAGCTTATCTCCAGCCTGCTCAGCCTGCAGAACCGCACGATCACCGATCCGGGGACCCTCCAGCAGTTCACCGAGGCCCGCGGGCGGATCGAGGCCGTGGCCCAGGTCCACGAGCAGCTCTACCTGACCGACCAGCCCGACCTGATGGATTTCGCGGCCTTCCTCCAGGGGCTGTGCGCCAACCTTTCCAGGCCGGGCGTGCCTGTGATCTGCACCCGCGATACGCCGATGGAGCTGCCGATCGACGAGGCGACGCCCCTGGCCCTGATCGCCAACGAGCTGATCGCCAACGCCGTCGAGTACGCCTATCCCGACGAGGGCGGCGTCGTGATCTCGGGCGGGCCGGTCCGCGTCATCCTGGAGGGGCGGTCCCCCGGTCCCGTCGAACTGCGGGTCGAGGACGACGGCGTCGGGCTGCCCCTGGATTTCGAGCAGGGCCACGGACGCCTCGGCATCCGGCTGGTCAGGCAGCTGACCCGCCAGCTCCGGGGGCAGCTCTCGACCGGGGCCTGCGGGGAAGGGCGCTCCGGCACCTCGGTCGGCATCCGCTTCGACAGCGAGCCGGTGCCCCCGATCGACCTGTGGAACGATCGCGACGTCCTTCGCTGA
- a CDS encoding universal stress protein yields MGQLFMVGVDGSDGCRRAVDFAADQAARAGADLLLVHVIEWSRYEFLSPSEVAERHRQRERELEDAQTRLLDPLRDHLKAAGAEPRTVIRFGHGAEELCSAAAENNACQVFIGRRGRSRVTSLLFGGVAGALVQIAPVPVTVVP; encoded by the coding sequence ATGGGACAACTCTTCATGGTCGGCGTGGACGGCAGCGATGGCTGCCGCCGCGCCGTCGATTTCGCAGCCGACCAGGCCGCGCGCGCCGGCGCCGACCTGCTCCTCGTCCATGTGATCGAGTGGTCGCGCTATGAATTCCTGAGCCCGTCCGAGGTCGCCGAGCGGCATCGACAGCGCGAGCGCGAACTGGAGGATGCCCAGACCCGCTTGCTCGACCCGCTCCGCGATCACCTCAAGGCGGCGGGGGCGGAGCCCCGGACGGTGATCCGGTTCGGGCACGGCGCCGAGGAACTGTGCTCCGCCGCCGCCGAGAACAACGCCTGCCAGGTCTTCATCGGCCGCCGGGGCAGGTCCCGCGTGACGAGCCTGCTGTTCGGCGGCGTCGCCGGCGCGCTGGTCCAGATCGCTCCGGTACCCGTGACGGTGGTCCCATGA
- a CDS encoding alanine/glycine:cation symporter family protein: MIKSPFRRALFPALFAGLAAAGPAAAQTAADLAGAPEQGIDARINEAIGPVADVFAGVIFYSIPVMGADLPLIVVWLVTAAVFFTFYFGFINFRGFGHALRLVRGDYEDPNDRGEVSHFQALTAALSGTVGLGNIAGVAIAVSLGGPGATFWMILAGLLGMTSKFTECTLGVKYRRVNADGTVSGGPMYYLSQGLAERGMGGFGRFLAVFFAIMCVGGSLGGGNMFQINQAFQQFVNVTGGDASPLAGRGWIFGLVAAFLVGIVIIGGIRSIVRVTEKIVPFMCGLYVLAGLVIILVHWADIPAALGAILTGAFSPEGVAGGFVGVLIQGFRRAAFSNEAGIGSAAIAHSAVRTKEPVTEGYVALLEPFVDTVIVCTVTALVIVITGTYGTPDTDGVSLTSQAFGSTITWFPYVLAVAVILFAFSTMISWSYYGLKSWTYLFGETRAADVSFKLLFCVFVVIGSSLQLGAVVDFSDAMIFAMSLPNLIGLYLLAPVVRRELAAYRAKLRSGEIRAHQHVPPAGAPARR, from the coding sequence ATGATCAAGTCCCCCTTCCGCCGCGCCCTGTTTCCGGCCTTGTTCGCGGGCTTGGCCGCCGCCGGCCCCGCGGCGGCGCAGACCGCCGCCGACCTGGCCGGCGCGCCCGAGCAGGGCATCGATGCCCGCATCAACGAAGCGATAGGGCCGGTCGCCGACGTCTTCGCCGGGGTCATCTTCTATTCGATTCCGGTGATGGGTGCCGACCTGCCGCTGATCGTGGTCTGGCTGGTCACCGCCGCGGTGTTCTTCACCTTCTACTTCGGCTTCATCAATTTCCGCGGATTCGGCCACGCGCTCCGGCTGGTCCGGGGCGATTACGAGGATCCGAACGACCGGGGCGAGGTCTCCCACTTCCAGGCGCTGACGGCGGCGCTGTCCGGCACCGTCGGCCTCGGCAACATCGCGGGCGTGGCCATCGCGGTGTCGCTGGGCGGGCCGGGCGCCACCTTCTGGATGATCCTGGCCGGCCTGCTCGGCATGACGTCCAAGTTCACGGAATGCACGCTCGGCGTCAAATACCGCCGCGTCAACGCCGACGGGACCGTCTCCGGCGGACCGATGTACTATCTGAGCCAGGGGCTCGCCGAACGCGGCATGGGCGGGTTCGGCCGGTTCCTGGCGGTGTTCTTCGCGATCATGTGCGTCGGCGGGTCGCTCGGCGGCGGCAACATGTTCCAGATCAACCAGGCGTTCCAGCAGTTCGTCAACGTGACCGGCGGCGACGCCAGCCCGCTGGCCGGCCGGGGCTGGATCTTCGGCCTGGTCGCCGCCTTCCTGGTCGGCATCGTGATCATCGGCGGCATCCGCAGCATCGTGCGGGTGACGGAGAAGATCGTGCCCTTCATGTGCGGGCTCTACGTGCTGGCCGGCCTCGTCATCATCCTGGTCCACTGGGCGGACATCCCGGCGGCCCTCGGCGCGATCCTTACCGGCGCCTTCAGCCCGGAAGGCGTGGCGGGCGGCTTCGTCGGCGTGCTGATCCAGGGCTTCCGGCGGGCGGCCTTCTCCAACGAGGCGGGCATCGGCTCCGCCGCCATCGCCCATTCCGCGGTCCGCACCAAGGAGCCGGTGACCGAAGGCTATGTCGCCCTGCTGGAGCCGTTCGTCGACACCGTGATCGTCTGCACCGTGACCGCGCTGGTGATCGTGATCACCGGGACCTACGGCACGCCCGATACCGACGGCGTCAGCCTGACCTCCCAGGCGTTCGGCAGCACCATCACCTGGTTCCCCTACGTGCTCGCGGTGGCGGTCATCCTGTTCGCCTTCTCGACCATGATCAGCTGGTCCTATTACGGGCTGAAGAGCTGGACCTACCTGTTCGGCGAGACGCGGGCGGCGGACGTCAGCTTCAAGCTGCTGTTCTGCGTCTTCGTCGTGATCGGCTCCTCGCTCCAGCTGGGCGCGGTGGTCGATTTCTCCGACGCGATGATCTTCGCCATGTCGCTGCCCAACCTGATCGGGCTGTACCTGCTGGCCCCGGTCGTGCGGCGGGAACTGGCGGCCTACCGCGCCAAGCTGCGCAGCGGCGAGATCCGGGCCCACCAGCACGTTCCTCCGGCCGGCGCGCCGGCGCGCCGCTGA